Below is a genomic region from Castanea sativa cultivar Marrone di Chiusa Pesio chromosome 2, ASM4071231v1.
tagactaaaatataatttatatatcgtaaccaaaaaaaaaaaactacaattaCCTTACTTTGTACTTTGTACTTTGTACCCAAATACCGAGTTATACGACTCACTGGGTGTCTTTGTCTCCTACAGTAATTAACTCGGGCAAGTAAAATTGACCTTCTATTATATAATACCCTCTCGAGACCAAAACCCTTTCTTCCATTCTTtctccctttccttgctgctttCGAAGGCTCTGCTCGCACATCATACCCGACCCGATTCGTTTCCATTCGGGTTCGATGCTTTTCATATCTCTCATCTGGTAACCAAACCAAAACCTTTGATTATCTCACAAACAAAAACCCTAAAGGCTCAACCCCCGATCGCTCCGCCATGGGAGACTTCAACGATGCCTTCCTGCGCAACCCGCAAAACGCCGCCGTTCAGGGCCGCACCAAAGTCCAGAACCGCGCCAACGTTCAACAGCTCAAACTGGTTCgctatctctttctttctctttcacgATTCGTCGTTTTTCGCTTTTGAAATTCTTAGGGGTTTTGTCGTTTTGCCATAGTTTTTAGGGTTTTCAGCTATCCTCACTGTAACCCTAGTTCTTAGTGTAAAAATAGCTTGATCTATATTTTCACGACATGGATTTGTTAATTATTAGcgggattttgttcaaattgTTGATTATGcattcttgattttctttgttgtgtttgtttttttggattatGAAACTGACTAAAAGTTCAttggggcttttttttttttttttcattttccgaTTCAAAGTATTGCTAATGGGATTGATTTTTGGCTTTGTAATGCAGATTGGGCAGAGTCACCCCACTGGTCTAACAGCAAACTTGCTGAAGCTATTTGAGCCTCGGCCGCCTTTGgaatttaaaccacctccagagaaaagaaaatgcccACCATTAACAGGTTTGATGGGCCTTCTAGAGCGCTTGTTTGGTGTTGTCTTCAATTTGACATTGGTTTTGTATGTTATAACATGATTTGTCTTTCttcttatataatttatgaAGGGATGGCGCAATTTGTGACTAAGTTTGCGGAGCCTGGAGATGCGGAATATTCTCCACCTGTTGTTTTGGGTGAAACTCCTGTAAGATATTACACTTCTGCAGGGTTTTTTCTATGTTCAAGTGTTATACATTAGATGATCATCATTTGGCTCTATTATAATTTCTTGAATGGATTATCCAATTACTAGTGTTGTTTCTTTAAAGCTTTTGTATAtggcttattttattttctttgaattcatGGTTTCAaaagctttttcaatttttttttttaaatataggtAACggaaaacttttattaaaaaaatatagccAACCCAAGTACACCGGAAATGTAGTACTATAGGGGCAAAAACATCAGGAacccaaattacaatgatcaataTGTTTTAAATGCTTTAAAGGAACCATTTCAAGGAAGAtgcataatatttattgtttcaACTGAATGATCATGAATTATGTGGATGATTCTCTTCTGTCAACAAAGGTGTTACCAATGAAGAATGCTGTTCAATGATTACAAATTAGAAATATAACTCAGCTGAAATGACCCTAAACCTGAACTACTTGATCAACTTTGAGTTAAAGGCATCACTTTACTGTGAGTAGAATTTTGACTTGTTTACTTGCTTTTTTCCCCCCCTCTGTAGCTTGTCTTGGAAATATAATATTCTACAGCCTCTCTGTGGAGCTTCTCCTGATGGTTGTTTGAATCTtccctttgttttattttgttttgttgtgtgtGTGCCTACTTGTGAGTAAAACACTGCCAGAGGAGGAGCTACAACTAAGCAATTCCAACCATCTGCACAACCCCTGGCCTGAGGGGAAAGTGTACAAACTAAGCAACTTAAGCTTACAACTAGGAAATGCGTAAATGTAACTTGGTTTTTTGCTCCATATCtggttttgataattttttgtggATCCAGACACAAAGAAGGGCTAGAGTACATGCGTTAAGACTGGAGATGGGTGCAGCAAAGGCTGCTGAGGAGCTACAGAAATGTGAAGACACTTATATCTTTCTTTAAGGTTTTTGAGTATAATAGTTTCAGTATGTTTGTTCTTACATGTAATTTTTATGCAGATAATCCACAAGAAGACCCAAATGTTTCTGGAGATCCATATAAGACATTGTTCGTGGCTAGACTTGTGAGTGATATTGTCTTTGTACTTTGGATATTTCAACTTGTAcccaattttttgtttgaaatgaCCTATTATTCATGTTGTCTGCTTGCAGAGTTATGAGACAACTGAAAGCagaatcaaaagggagtttgAGTCTTATGGTCCAATCAAGCGGGTAGGTATTTTGAGCATTCCCTGCGGGGGTTCGGTAAGAGGTTCAGTTCTGTGGTAGCTTTATCCTTTATGTTTatcttatttataaaaaaaagattattttctgagaagttttttttttcaaggttttAAAATGTATTTACAATCTtactatttgttttttaaagggaaaatttgtattttactgAGCTctatattctattttatattttctcaagCTTACTGCTATTAGACCCCTAATCAAGCCTGTTAATATAATTTCCACTTAATCAACTGGTCCACTTTCAGCCTATTTGATTGAAATAATGAATCACAGTCGAAAAGTTCTACTCTTATCAGTAATTGTCATGAATATTCTGTTCGGCATTtatttcaagtttgaaagggAGAACATTCAAACGTTCTTTGATTTAATATACGATCCTTGGAGCGTGTGCGAGTTGGTATTAGGAGCACTGGTATCACCGCCAATTTCCTGGAAATGGCTAATGGGTTTGTTCCATTAATCCTTTCATCTCTCTTGATATAGTTGGGTTTAGAGATCTTTCTGGGACTTGGATGTGTCTAGGAATTACTTAAGTTACTACATATTGAGTAATATCCCTGGTAAGGAGGTGATTATTGCATTTAGTGAATGTATTTTTCATTCCACAATTTCCTACCAACCCAATTCCAAAGATGGTGGTTCATCCTGCACAGCAAAGCTGAAAATTTTAAGTTGATCAGAGCAGTGATGCATTATGCCTTTTGGCTTTATTTTCAATCCTCAAGAGGTGACTGACAACTTCTGTTCTTTATCCTGCACTGGGTAAAACATGTCGGGAGTATTAGCATCTCTCTCCTTTGCTTGAATTTTTAGCGCGTGTATTTCCTGTTGCTAAAACTTTTATTGTTCGCTTTAAAGGCTGTCAAAAACATAGCAGCAGTTGAGAAGATTTCCTGGTATTTCTTATACTATCTATATAGCTTTCTAGTtattaaaacaatttaaaatcCCTGGTAAGGGGAGACTAGTCTGTTCAACAACTGGTAAATTGGCCACAAATACATCAGTTTTTCCGCAACTCTAGCTGGTGGTGATGCATCTCGCGATGGGAAGCTCTATGAATTGAAGGTGAGCACGGCTAATGAGGCATAGTGCCTGTCTGCCGTGCCATTTAGGATTTActattttaacttcttttttaccatttcTTCACTTAGTGATGGAATTAAAAATCATTAGATTGTATTTTATGACTCTGGTTGAGATCTGATTTCTTTTAATTACtggtgtttatttgtttatttcttcTGTGTTTTCAGGTTCGATTGATTACTGACAAAGAATCAAATAAACCTAGAGGCTATGCTTTCATTGAGTATGTGCATACACGGGACATGAAAGGTTTGCTTAATTTTAATGTCTGTTATTCTATCTTATATGCTTTATATTGTATGTTTCTAAAACTTCTTGTATGCACTAAACAGCTGCATATAAACAAGCTGATGGAAGGAAAATTGATGGTAGAAGGGTGCTTGTGGATGTTGAACGTGGTAGAACTGTCCCAAATTGGCGTCCTCGCCGACTTGGTGGTGGGCTAGGAACTACCAGAGTTGGAGGTGAAGATGTTAATCAGAGATACTCAGGGAGGTAATGACTGAATTGGACATCTGCATGCAACATCATCTGTTGAACAAATTCATGCTTCAATCTTAGTTATCAAAACTGAACCAAGATTGACCCAGCTGAAAGACCAGTTCAGTGGTTCATTGGTTGAATTGTAGGCTTATTAATTgactaattaatatattttataattacaagaaataactaaaataaattgaaaatggcTATTCATTTAATTATAACTAAAAATTGTCACATGACATTAATTTAGGAAATAGGCCATTCTACAATTTtggaataaattttaaattgtatcaaaaattaaaattaaataaaatttgatcataattcataaataataaaattattaaaaaaaacgtTTTTGAAGCATTACCATTAGGCGCTTTAATAGATCTCCTAGCCTAGCTTAAGTGCTTGAATAGTTGATGCCTTCATAGCTTACAAaatagtgaaaaagaaaagaaggaacaTTAATGGAGAATGGAGTGACCAAAGTCTTGACAATTTGAAAATGCACAGctttagccaaaaaaaagacAATGCACAGACGCACAAGTGAATCTGTGAATGTAGTGAGTATTGACGACATGGGTCAGTGGGTGGGACATTACATAAATGACTGGGTATTAAATATTATAGTAGGGTAGACTTAGGAAGCATGGAAACTTCAATTTTGCTCATATACCCGTGTCTGATAGTAACGAATACCTCCAGGATACTCTGCATGTGTGTCccagctttatttttatttttatttttttgaaaaaaaaagtgccaATTCTGGGATATGTGAGGCCCTGATATGGTCGTAACCCAATCCTCCTAATAGTGACAGATAGCCCAAACTAgtgaagaattttatttttattttttatatattgttttcaATGTTAAACACTTACCTAGATATCTTTTATTTACCCTTTTGGATcttgttttgtattttaaacATCATTTAAAGGCCATGGACTCACTTCATTATCCATTATTGCTCTTAACTTGATATGTGCTTaacaatatatgaaaataaatgcttatcaatatataaaaaatagaagaaaaaatatttaataattaattaatacataTTGTAACCTAGTTTTCAAGAATTGTTGTATTGTCGTATCCTATATCGTACTCATATCGGTGCTTCTTAGGGTAGAAGCTAGTTCCTATTAGGTTTGATAATTGACTTAAATAcactcaaaattcaaaaaatagagTCTAACTACTTTACAAGTttgttaggtttttcttttctttaccaTTATTTATCTACGATTCCATGGTTTTCCACAGGCTAAAGCAGCTTAATTGCTTAAGATCACAAAATTTGTGGTTGAACCGGCAGTACGGTTTGGTTTGAATAACACTGGTTTCAATACATGCTGTATTATAACCTTATTGATAAATCTAAGATATGTTAAAATCAGATAGCTTACTGAAAATGATAACTTAGTTGTGATGTGCTTTGTGCATCTTCACGAGTAGATTTGGTTATAGAAATGTTCTCTTTAGATCTGGGAATTTTCTGTGCTAATGTTTTTAATTGGAATGCTTGGGACTTGTAGGAAATTATTTTAGTATGCTAAATGTTGCATGtcacctataaaaaaaagatgctgCATATCATTCAAGCAATAATATCTCTGAGTATTAATTTTGCAAAGTATCTTTGATACATATTGTCAGTCCAGTTGGTTACATAGATCCTTTAAGATGTTTTACTGCACAGCATGTCTGGTTTTCTTAactcttaattttaattgttcagGGAGCAATTGCAGTCAGGAGGACCATCTCACTCTGAGGAGCCAAGGGCACGAGAGGATCGGAGTGCAGACCGGTAAGATTTGTTCAAATTGTTTTGCATTTCATTGTTTTCATTTGAGCCTTAGCTGATGTGTGTGCTCAGCAATAGATTAACACTTCTTTTCTATAAAGAAATGGTTAACACATTGATCTAGAAGtttcatgtttaattttaaGCACTATTTTTAACTTGTCTATTTAAATGACGGTCCGGATAGAAATTTTTAGTTTCTGCAAAATAATTGTTGTTCCGCAGCTTCATTAGtgcactttatttttttaattgattttgaatgaATTGATTTCAGGGATAGGGAAAAATCACGTGAAAGGGGAAGGGACAAAGAGAGGGAACGGGAGAAATCCCGTGAACGCTCCCATGACAGGCATAGGGAACGTGATCATAGGGAGGATAGGCACCACAGAGATCGTGACAGGGACAGGgatagggagagagaaagagaccgGGGTCGGGATCGCGACCGAACACGTGATCGTGATAGAGAGCGAGGTCGGGATCGTGGCCGTGACTATGAGCGTGATCGACACAGAGACCGTGATAGGGAGCGTGATCGTCCTcgagagagggagagtgagagagacTATGATGTTGAAGACCATGACCACGACCGCGGGCGGTCCGGTGATAGGGAATCTAATTATGATCGGGTTGAACCAAAGCATGAGAGGGACCGACATGGTGAAAGAGAGCGGGACCATGATCATGCTGAACCAGAGGATGATCATGGATGGTATGAACAGCCTGAGCATGGGCATAAGCATTCAGACCCAGACCAAGACCAAGACCCTGACCACTATGAGCGTCGTCGAAGTCGGAGCCAGTATGATCATCTGGATGTCCAGGATGACCATGACCGTTATGACCAATATCGTGATCGTGGTCATGACCAATATGAGCGAATGGAGGATGATGATTACCATTATGAGCGTGCAACATCTGAGTCACGTGAAAGGGAGAGAACTCGAGATCCAGAGCATGAGTATCGACGATCAGAGAGGTCACTTTCTCGGGAATACGAGTATTGAGGCTGCTAGTTCAACTCAACTTGTGCTTTTGCTGGTAAGTTTTATATGGTTTCTATTTTCGGGTGTCTGATTTGGAACTGTCTTCCCTAGTATAcccaatgcttttttttttttttaatgacttcAGGGCATCATTTAATCAAAGCTCAGGAGTGTTACTTGGGGCAACTTCATTCTGTATGGATGTTCAATGCTCCTTTTCAGTGTTGACTAAACTCTCTATTTAAAGGTTTTATGACTGAACTGCTTGAGGATCTGTTCTTGTGctggtgatttttgtttttgatgtttgAGATGGAGTGAGACTCTGCTGGTATTTTATTTGCaggtttttttccccctctttttcCTTAAATTCTTATTGTAAACCTTCTAGACTCTTTAGGTATTAATGGACTTTATTACTTTCGTACGCATGTGTCACATTTCATTATTTGTGCCTCCTTTACATTTTAGCCTGTGTGTTTGCGTGGGTAACAACAATTTCTGCGGATTAGCTTTAGTCTTTAAATTCTTTGCGGCAGGATCCTATAAAGGGCCTTTTGATATTGTAGAATGTGCTGATATCCTTTTCAAAATTGGGTCATTGCATGTTTTGACATTAACCATTTTATTACCATTGCTGCACAAAAACCAAAGCATGTTGGTTTATCTTGGAAGACGTTTAAGTATTGCTGTGCGGTTCTTGTAGCGTCAGTGTTTGCAATTATTAAATATGCATTTGTTcatggattcagatcctctagagttcctagggtactctaccaagtagagttcattaaatcctaaccactctttaatgatttaatggtctagattctgccatgtcagcatttcattaacaatcatcttaattgttttgtttacaacattattttattattttaagaatattattaatgaaatgctgacatggcagaatctaaaccattaaatcattaaagagtggttaagatttaatgaactctacttggtagagttcctaggaactctagaggatctgaatcctttGTTCATGTAGTCTAGATATTGTGACGAACTGCTTATTTATTATAGGATTACTGATGTATAGCTTGCCAGGAACAGTGTCAGATTTTGTAGGGCAAATCCTTTTTCTAGTTATGCTTATCATAGCCCCAAATTTTCCTGAGCTACGGAGTGACAGGTTGTAGGAGCCAATTTAAGGTCGGGGTCATTAGTCTTT
It encodes:
- the LOC142626311 gene encoding U1 small nuclear ribonucleoprotein 70 kDa; the encoded protein is MGDFNDAFLRNPQNAAVQGRTKVQNRANVQQLKLIGQSHPTGLTANLLKLFEPRPPLEFKPPPEKRKCPPLTGMAQFVTKFAEPGDAEYSPPVVLGETPTQRRARVHALRLEMGAAKAAEELQKYNPQEDPNVSGDPYKTLFVARLSYETTESRIKREFESYGPIKRVRLITDKESNKPRGYAFIEYVHTRDMKAAYKQADGRKIDGRRVLVDVERGRTVPNWRPRRLGGGLGTTRVGGEDVNQRYSGREQLQSGGPSHSEEPRAREDRSADRDREKSRERGRDKEREREKSRERSHDRHRERDHREDRHHRDRDRDRDRERERDRGRDRDRTRDRDRERGRDRGRDYERDRHRDRDRERDRPRERESERDYDVEDHDHDRGRSGDRESNYDRVEPKHERDRHGERERDHDHAEPEDDHGWYEQPEHGHKHSDPDQDQDPDHYERRRSRSQYDHLDVQDDHDRYDQYRDRGHDQYERMEDDDYHYERATSESRERERTRDPEHEYRRSERSLSREYEY